The sequence below is a genomic window from Lolium perenne isolate Kyuss_39 chromosome 4, Kyuss_2.0, whole genome shotgun sequence.
GGGGATGTGAgatgttgtttttgtgatcatgaggagaatATACAACACTTGTTTTTAACTTGTCCGTTCACCCGTATGATATGGAGAATTATTTACATGACTTTCAATATAACTCCCCCTTTAAACATTACAAATTTGTTTGGGAAATGGTTGAATGGGGTGCCCAAAATAGAAAAAGCTCATATTAGAGTGGGTGTATGTGCTGTTTTATGGGCGATTTGGAAAGTTCGGAATGATTGCATCTTTAACAAAAAAGAGTTTCCCATCATTTTTGCAGGTCATTCCTTTAGCTACACACTTGATCCATATGTGGTCCTATCTACAGTCAGAGGACGTGCGACTGGATatggatattgggtgcaaccgCCTGGTTATGGTTGCACGGGATTTCTACAACCGGTGCGGATGGTCTGCTGATAGGCGTTTGGAATGCTGATGCAAAGAAGCTTCATGTTGCTATTCTTTTTTAGATGGCTCATTTTTGTTGAGACCCTTTGTGATCCGTGATTTGTAATAAGTCTTTAGTCGTTCGTGTGTACAACTGAATTTGTTTTATATCTTAATAAAGCGGCCgtatgcatcattttgatgcagaggctggggaaaCCCATTTCGAAAAGAAAAACTTGGAAGATAAATCAGGTACTCGCTAAGATCCAATTAAATTGACACGGACTTGTGAAGAGCATGCAGTACAGATAGTTGTTACCCTTTGATTAAAATGGATCAGAGGTAGTATGTTTTTTTACTTCTTCTCCAGAAGATGCAAAACCAACGTACTCACAGGACTTTCCTGACAGATTATGAAGCTCGGCGTTCATTCGCATGATACATGACAATTACACAGCAAAGTTGAACTTTACATTGGACAACAGGATTGAGTGATAGGCTAAAAAAGAAGTAAAAAAGAAACGAACAGGGACAATTACCATTCAGAGATCAGTATCCATCAGGACGAACGTGGCTATGCCTCCAGCTTCAGAGTCAGTTTCTTTGGATGACCGTTGAGTTGGGTCCGCAGCTCTTCCTTCAGTTCGTCGTCACAGCAACCCTTAAGCAAGACTACCTTGAGTTCAGTTAGATTATCCAGGCCGGAGAACTTCACTGAAGACCCACTGCAGCAGTGAGCCTTCAGCAGCTCAAGACTTTTCATTGTTTTTTCTCCAAAAGTAACATCTAAGCTGGAGCAGGAAGCAATCTCGAGGACCTTGACCTTTTCATAAGTGGGCAACTCAAGGCCACTTCCAGTATCTGTGATAAAAAAACCGAGCTGACTATCTTGCAGCAGCTTGATACGAAGAGTGCATAATTTGGGTAGACTCCCGATGAGCCTTTTGTCAGTCTCTGTCAATGTGGTCATTTCCAGATCCAATTTTGTCAGCTTTTTAAGCTCGCTGACCTCCAAAACTGGCAACTTCTCTACAGGCCCATGCAGTTTCAGACTCTGCAGTGTCTTCAAAGGCAATTTGATGCCAGACAAGCAACCTTCACTGTCATTGTCCAGCTGCACCGATAAGGATTCCAAATGGACATGACCTGAGATTGCAGAGGAAAACTTCTTGCTATTTCTCATGTTGATACCAGACACTCCGAGCTTGCGCAATTGGGTCAGATCTTCGAGCTCTTTAAGGATGGCCTTCCCCCCTGATGCACCGACGTTGACAACACCAAGCGTGTGCAACGCTGTCAGTTTGTCAATCCCTCCAGGCACCACAACACCAACTTGGCCACGAGATCCGCAGAATTTGGGCACTGAAAGACATGGTGTTAATGATTCCTCTGCCTGGACGGAGGTGCCGGCACGGATATACTGCAATTTTTGCAGCTTGGTGATGTTCCCTGGCAGTTTCATAATGGAGGTGCGTTTGATATCGAGAGTCTGGAGTTGCTGCAGATGACCAAACGGGGTTGGCAAACGGTGGATCTCACCACATCCGCGCAGTGAGAGGAACTTGAGACGACGGAGTTGCTTCAACATCTGCTCGAGATCCGCATCCTTTATGCCTGATGCGTCCTCTAGATCAAGCACCCTGAGCAGCTTCATGCTTTCGGAGATGAAGAATTGTTTCCACTCCCCAAATACCGTTAATGACCGTAGCCTCGAGAAGTCCATGCTCTCAAACACAATCTTGTCCCTGTCCCAGCTATCCCTTATGATGAGGTGACGACCGGTTCGTTGGGTGGTCACGTTGCAGGAGCCCTCCAGCTCAAAGACAAGGTTCTCCTCCATCCGACGTGAGACAATGTATTCACGGATGAAGCCATTGACACGGCATGCGATCATCCTTGTGTCTCCCACTGGGGTGGTCACTAGCTGTGACGGTTCCTGTATTATGCTCAGATCCAGGAGCATGGAGAAGAACACCTCCCCATTTTGCTCTGCCGATTTGTCTTCACTATCCCGACAGTAGCCCTCCGCGACCCACCGCCTCACCACGCGTCTCCGCCGAATGCTGTGATCTCGGGGGAAAAGCGACATGTAGAATATGCAAGGCTTGAGGGAATCTGGGCAACTACGGAAGTAGGAATACATCCAACCGAATAGACCTTGTAGACTGTCGTACTCTGGGTTGGTTTCCAATGTATGCATGAATTTGCCATTGGTAGAATCCACTGTATCCATTAGTGTGACTGTCTTCTTGGCCAATACACCAGCTATGGCTACTATTACTTCTGGAAGCCCGCCACACTTGAGAATAAGCTCCTCTAGTGGCTCTTTTTTGAGATTCTTCAAGGTGGACGATGGCTTCATCCTTTCCACCTGTTCTCCAATCAATTTGAGAAATGAAAATTGTTAATATGGTAAAGACTGACTACATATTAGATTTTGATGTTTCACTTGCAAAATATAAAGTGAGCAGCAGACAAACATGATATATATACATGCATCAATTCAAGAAAGTAATGTGAAACCAAATGGTACAATTCATAAAAGTTCCAAAATTATACTTATATAATGGGGAAATGATAGGGAAACGGAAATGGACAGAAGGAAAAGTACATTACTGTTGCGACCAAAGGCATCATAACTTTAACAAAACCAACCAAAACTGATAAACATTTACGCAATAAGTTCAGAATAACGCCAATGTCTTCAAAACAGTCCACAACGAACTTCTATAGCAATACTTCCAATTTAGTAAATTTAAGATAGTAGTTGGTCTTATGTTATGTCTTGATCTCCTAAATGAAGGAGAAAGACGCTCATTGTTGCATGACAAGTTATCATTGTAAGAACATGCATGACCAAATAGAAGGAGCCGAAACAGAGAGAAGCGTCTTATGAGTAAACACACCTCCTGGTGGAAGAGATCAGAGGCTGCATCATCTTGAAGACCTTTGACATTAAACACAAGCTCTTCCTTATCCGCGCAACATGTGGCGATGCTTGAATCAGTCGTAATGACAATGATAATACTTTCAGAGGATCTAGACAACAAGGCACCTTTTATCAAGTCCCATTCTTCCTTGGACTGAAGATCGTCAATAACGACGAGGCAATGATGTTGTTCCAGAAGATCACGGCACTCTTGAATAGGGTTTTTGAACCTTATCGTTCCATGGTGAGCAGCCTCCTTGTCTTGAAGTGATTCCGAATGAAAATCCAAAAGTAAGCTCCTAGAGAAGTCCCTTAAATTGAAGGGATGGGATACATCCACCCAACCATATTTCACAAATAGATTAGTACGAATTCTGTCGCAGAAGAATTTTTTTAGAAGAGCTGACTTCCCGACACCAGCTATTCCCCATACAGATATAACCTGCAAAGAGGTAAATCGTGCCCTGGTTGTATATTCACGAAGCTCATTCATTTCTGACTCGCGTCCAATGATGGAGTTCTTTTTCATCCAGGCAGTAGCGGCATTATTTTTAGAGGTGAGAATTGTGGCAGGTCCCACTCCATGCTCAGCAGGTATCTCCTCATCTTTCTCTCTATCACCTTGGGAACCCTGAAAATAAGGGAGGAACCAAAGTAAAattgacgagcacaagcaggcccCACAGAATAACACCTTAAATTGTAAGTAAATAACAAGAAATAAATAACATAAAGTTGTTAGCGGTCAAATTTGATCATTTCATTTGAAATCTGAAGGTGAACAAGTTAAGAAGAAACATGGAGTTCAAGGGAGAAATACGAAACCAAAAGGAAATTATTGTAGGTAAACAAGCGCACAGATGGGTGTGTAAGTCCAATAAACTTATTAGGAGCCTCTTAAAAGAAGTGAGAAGAGATGTTGATGGAATTGATTGCATCCTCTTCCACTCACTTTTCTTTCTTATTATCTTGCCTAACAATAGATTCATAGTTTCCGTGGGAAGAGCAGGAATTCAATGTCGCGTACACTACCTTGTTTCACCAGGAGGTTATCCACAATTTTTCCATTCTGTGCTACAGAAAGTCGTGGTAAATCCAGTGCCATTGGCTATTGATAGATTCACCAATTGCTAGTGGGATGCCCGTATTTCCAATGTCGATCTTTAATTTGTGGCTCTTTTTGTCAATAAATGGAAAAGTTTGTTCAGAAAGTTTATGCTCCCAACTGAAAGTTCATTTACTTATAGAGTTAGAAGAAGTGAATGGATATGGGTTGGAAGTTCAGGCTCTCTTATGAATTGGTCATTTGAAATGTTTGATTGCTAATGAATTACATTTGCCCTTTTAGTTTGAATCTAGTAACAACATGTATCAAGCTCAATGTGCGTCACAGACAGTTTAGAGGGTCAATTTTATGAAAAATAATCCATGTTTACATGATAAGCTCTAAAATATACTACACACTTTATCTAACTAAACAAGTACTGATTCATTCTCTCTTTTACTTGTTATCCTAGAATTCCAGTAGTAAACCTTGGAAGGTGATTCATATCAACAAAGTTTAAATATTCTTTCGTATGTGTGCATTTGTGACCATTAGTGTCAAAGACAATGATCTAAATCGAATGGGTTTTCCTAGACCTCACGTGAATGAGAATTAGCTTAATGCTCATTCCGATTTATAAGAAATATTCAGTTGTAACTGTagttcaaatgaaaaaaaaatcagtttaAAACAGATAAATAAACAGTTGTAACCAGTGTGCAACTGGGAAAAAATAATATGTAACTGACCATGACGAATCTCCTAGTCAACATCCAACAGCTAAACTGTAGAAATTAGGGCATTAACTTTGCTGAATGTAATGACGATGTTCTAGGCTTTACCTCTCTGAAGGCATAAACCGAGTGCTCAGCAGAGAACTGCTTCAGCTCCAATACTTGGTACGAATGTCCCACGCACAAGCTTGCTATCTCGAATTGCTGAGTGGACACGATGATCCAGCTTCCATTCTTCTTGTCAGGTAGAAAAGTCCTGATAGAATCCCACTCAGCCATGGTGGACAGGTTTTCCAAGACGATGAGATACCTCGCATCGTTGACTTGCCGCACAAACTCACTGAGAAAATCGCCTTGGGTGGCGTCCGACCTCGTCAGGACGCCTCTGAGTGCTTCTTCGTGTAATTCTATGCAAGAGTTTGCATAGAACTGTGCAGTCAATCCCCGGATGAACTCGTGGGGATTGAAAGGATGCGTTAGCTTCACCCACGCGCGGTGGGTGAAGTTCTGGCAGATCTCAGGGTCGTTGTACGCCTTCCTGATGATGGATGTCGTCCCGAGATCGCCGCCCGTCCCCCACACCGAGATCACCTGGAGCCCATCGTCCTTCTTGGGGATGAGCTGGGTGAGATCTCCGTGCTGCCGCCTGGCGATGTCCGTGGCCTCGACGAGCATGCTGAACGCCGCGGCGCCCATGGCGGCGCGCGCCGCCGCGGGTGGTTGCTGCTGCACGACGGCGGGCTTGGAGCCGGAGTCGCTGATGAGGCTGTAGCGCGCGTTCCTGGAGCTCACATCCTCGACTCGGGCCTTGAGCTGCCGTATCTCGGCGATGGCCTCGTCGAGCGGCTGCGTGGCCGCCGCGATGAAGGGCGGGAGCATGCGGCGCCACCACTGGGACTTCTTGTCGAGGTGGAGGACGAACTCGATGCAGTCCTCCACGTCGTAGGCGAGCTCCCGGATCTGCCGCACCCAGGTCCGCACCACGATGTTCCGCGTGCGCTCGTCGTCGGCGAGCTTCAGGAAGGACTGCATCATTTGGAACTCGCCGGTGATGAACACCAGGTCCCGCTGCGCGCTCTGCCGGAGCCTGGAGTCCTCCTCGATGGCCGACTGCGCCTTGGTCAGCGCCCCCTCCACCACCGATTTGGCCAGGCCGACCGCGAGGTCCGCCATTGCTGCTTGCTTAGCTTGTGGGGTGATTGATTGCTGTGTCCGTGTGGTCTGTATCTAGCAGAGCACCTTGGGATGGGATTCTTATGCTAGAGCAGCTACCAACAGCAAAGTTTTGGACTTTTGGTAATTGATTTTTTGAAAGAAGACTTGCTGGAGCTGTGTAATGCGTTGACTCGGAGTCGTCTAATCCTTCCAGACGGAGAGGGAATCTACCTTTCTACCCTCCAGAATTCCTATGATTTTTCTTTGTTTTAGAGAGGAACTAAGAGGTGGATGATGTATGGAGTTTTTAGTTCATGGTGAAAACCGTTACCTTAGTTGGTTGAACATGACAATGACCGTGTGGTGAACAATTCTTTCATAAAATTATGAAATAAATCTGAAATATAATTGAAATATAACTGAAACACGGATATTTTTGTGAAATAAACTGGAGTGACGCCAGCAGCGTCATCAGTTTCACTTTTTGTCACAATGTTTAACAATAGTTTTCATGTAtcacttttattttataaaaGTTTCACTTATATTTTaattattagttttatattagaTAAATATCAAAAGGCTCACCAATCTCAAAGCAGGAACTGAATGGTATGTAACACCGGTAGGTACCGTTGCCGGTGGTAAAATCGCTCTGTTCCGATGCGCTACCTTGTGGAAGGCATTGAAggagtttctcttttttttgaACATGCGTAGAAGGAGGTTCTCTGAGCTTCTCTTTTCGCATCTTTTATGACTAATTCTAGCAACAAACGAAGATGACCTGCTCTTTCAAAGAATCTTTTTTGCAAATCATGTGTTGTCTagtgtagtggttatcatcatcgGTCTACATCAATATTTTGCTTATTCTTTCTTTTAATAACTTGGATGTGCGCATTCTCGATGTTTCTACATGTTAGTAATAGCGAGTTGTTGTAGACCGGTTTACTTTGATATCTTCTCGATATTAATGTATTGCCCTTTTGCTGAAAAGGAGGGGGGTGATGTATAGAGTATAATTTTGGCATTTTCAAGCTagttttttttttgggttttctCCAAAACGGCTATTTTTTGGTCTTGTTGTTGAGTTTCATCATATTGTCATCAGTGTCTTCCTCTATATCAGTCCGCGTGATGAGGCAACAGTTGGATAGTCGAGGGGTGTGTCATTGGTCATGGTGGCCTAAGTTTCCCTTTTTTTTTTAATGAGCATCTCATTACTGCTATTCAAAATCTAAGAGTTAATCAAACTTGTGCATTTATACTCTTCTCTTATTGGCTGCCTAAAAGACCATTGAGACGCGATTCAGCTTCACGGTACAAGGATATTACTACTCCCGGTTTTAAAAAATAAGGCTTATTTTTTTCGAAAAGTCAAACTACTTAAAATTTGATTTAGTTTTTAGGAAAAAATTGTTAATATGTACAATCTAATCTTAACACCGTTAGATCCATCATGAAATATAATTTTATTTAATATCTACAAAATATCGTGCTTTTTGACTATTTTTATTTCTAAAAGTTTGGTTAGATTTTATTTTACTTAGCTtgacattttttttaaaaaaataggcTGTATTCTATGAAACAGAGGTAGTAGCTGTGAACACTTGTCACATACAAAAACAATAAAGCAAAGATTTATTTTCATTAGTCAAATGTTGAAGAACTAACTTTATAGCAAACAAGAAAAATTGGATGAATGGTAGACATCATGATCATTGAGGTAATCGACAAGGCCAACGACAATAAGTGGAACAACCTACCACTAAAACAATAAAACcacatccttaatgcatataaatTACAACAAAAATACAACATGGCAtacttatactccctccgttcctacaTATAAGGCTTATAGTTTTTTGAGAAAAGGCTCCAAAATCCTTTATTTCGTATATTGCATTGGACAACCTGTGTGGATATTTTTTGGGGAAATTGCTTGTGTTTCCTTATCTACTCCTCTATTTTATCATGTCAATTGTCCAAGATTAATCCCGTCAAAAACCTTGCATATTTTTTTTCTACACGTGTGTTttttaatttccgtgccaaaaattaTACATCTTATATttagaaacggagggagtaatagtAAATGACAGATCAATTAGTAGTCATCTAGTTGGGATGATCAACAAGGCCGACAAGAATATTTCATTAAAGGGACCACTTCCTAAACGAAGTGTTCTTCTTTAGTCAAAAAAAGAACATCTAAGAAATTCcattttcttagtaacttttaaacTTGATGATGCTTGCACAGTAGAAagtgtgttttctcaacaatattaTTATGAGTAAGTCCCATGGTTATAATTAAGGGGTAGTTAGGAGGATGGTTGTATCTCCATCCCACCAGAGTTGAAACGCTAGGTTTAACATTTGTGTCTCATAAAGACGAAATATTCTTTTTCCTGGAGTACTATTTTCACATTACGATACTACTATCTCCTCTATCTCTTCATTTATTATTATACCACATTAAAAAAAATTAACATgatgtgcatgatactacttatgatactgaCCATACCTACCAATAACCAACATAGATTAGACATTTTTTCCAACACATGTGCATGGGGAAACTTTGACATTATTATTATTTTCCTTCCAAATACAAACGTTCCGCCAGGGAGGGATTTCAAGGAAGGGGCATGCTCCCATCATGAGACGAGGATGTGGTGCATGATAGGAGAGAAGAGAGAATGGGAGATAAGCTCCCCCATTGGGAATGACACGCAATCGTGCAGTTTCATCCAGAGAGACTACAACGGTATAATAAagggatattcactttggcttATAGAAGCATTTGCTCCCGTTATGTGAATCTACATTTCGAAGTGTCagcaaattctaaactaaaaaaatTCTTGTACAACTACACATTTTATGCCCGTACACAAGTtttaaaaagaactaaaaaaagttgtggctcctgtaaaaaaagacaaattttgatgctataacacgactacgtataggacatttttttaatcttttttgtacacgccacataaaatgttctttctccacgaaaatttgtgcactaacatagaatgtcacgatgtacataaaaaaatcagaattttttgacatttttttaattattttgtataatgggaGCATTTGCTGCTATGAACCAAAACGCTACCTCCATAAATAAATAAAGTGCTATTATATTTTTCATTTAGATAAAGAGGCCAGAAGATAAGGAATAATTTCTCCTAAAAATCAAAAGATAAACAAAGGCACCATACATTGGGGGACAGAAAGTCCAAACTAATGTTAGAAATTTTTGGTACCCGTATCCTTTTTCTTGGAGTGCCAGGGTACGAACGGTAATCCTTCCTTAAATAACAGGTCGAACTCCTAATGGTATAGACCACAGTTCCCGCTTCCATTTAAAGACGGCCATTGTCAACTTGATTTTGGATTGACATCACGGCTAGAAAGAGGTAAACATTTCTCATGTCTATGGAGTATGAGAAGTAGTTATCAGAAAGCTTATCTTAGTCAGGCATGGCTAACTTAAGCATGCCGTAAATTAAATGGATATGTTTGCTAGGAACCAAACAAACTCTCATCTAGCCAggaaaaataaaatgttactttgaacAATTGTACTGAGTACTGACATTGAAGAAACAACAACATTGTATTTGAGCCGTACGAAATACAATTTTACCACATTACATCATAGCGAATAAATTTCAGAAATAAAGTCATTGTAGTAGTAACAGAGCATGCTCTTCCTTCTACCGCATCCACTCCTAAAAAGACCCAGGTTTAATGCTCCCTGTAGACTGCAGATCTGAAATTTCATATATATAGGGTATGTTAGCACCAGTTGAAAGGTAGCATAAACTAAGTAGTTATGAAAATTAATAACAGTGATACATTGGAGAGAATAACAGTTTTCCTCTTGCATTCTAATAAAGCTAAATCATCACAACAGAGAGACACCGTGTGACCAGATAATTTCATACCGCGTAGCACATTCAGCTTGTACTTGAACATAGTCCGTTGAGCCTGTCAAGAATATTTTCTATGGTAGGTCTCTTCTGCCGATCGATCTCCACACACTCTAGTCCAATTTCGATGCACCTTTTTACTTGCTGGAGGCAATCCCCATCAGAACGTGAGAACTGGAACACTATGTGCTCTGGTGTCCAATTTTCACGTACCTACATGCAGAATCAGAAATGTGATCCTTCGAGATAATATTAACCAATTGTAATATAAGCATCTACAAATATCAGTCGTCAAATAGTTAAGTAATAATTCTCTTACACTTTTTATAAATTGCACCGCAGACGGTTCGTTGCTGGGACAATTCTTCTGTCCTGTGGTGGTCTCCAAGATTAATAGACCTAAGCTATATATGTCTGAACTTTTGGAGATTTCACCTCTGTATAGATACTCCGGAGCTATGTATCCACTGACAATAAGAGTTCAGTGAGTATTACTGGATAGATTAAAATGCAGTTCACTTGATTATTAAGGAACAAAATGCTATGGCGGTTGGTGTTTGGCTTACTATGATCCCACAACATTTTGTGTGTTCATCCGTGTCTGTTCTTGGCCGAAGAGCCTCGAGAGACCAAAATCCGCAATCTTCGGTACCATCTTGTCATCCAGCAATATACTCTCAGGTTTAAGGTCCATATGGACAACATTAATGCTATGCACGAAGGCTAGACCATCGCAGATCCCCTTAATTATTTTGAAGCGTGTGTCCCAATCCATTTTAATGTCTACTTCTGAAAAGGTGAAACATTGAATTATGTAAGTACACTGAGATAATGACTTCCAGTAGTACTATTTTCTCAGGATGCCAATATGACCAAATGTGTTGAGAGACGGTAAAATTCAGTCAAATAACAACCTCTCCTTTTGATAATACGGAATGGTACGGATGTTTCTTATAGTTGTCTAGCGTTGAAAAGTTACAGCGGTGTCCAAACGCAAATATATGGTGTAAACATTTTAAGAATCTTAAATTATGTTTGTAAAACAATTGGAT
It includes:
- the LOC127294047 gene encoding disease resistance protein RGA4: MADLAVGLAKSVVEGALTKAQSAIEEDSRLRQSAQRDLVFITGEFQMMQSFLKLADDERTRNIVVRTWVRQIRELAYDVEDCIEFVLHLDKKSQWWRRMLPPFIAAATQPLDEAIAEIRQLKARVEDVSSRNARYSLISDSGSKPAVVQQQPPAAARAAMGAAAFSMLVEATDIARRQHGDLTQLIPKKDDGLQVISVWGTGGDLGTTSIIRKAYNDPEICQNFTHRAWVKLTHPFNPHEFIRGLTAQFYANSCIELHEEALRGVLTRSDATQGDFLSEFVRQVNDARYLIVLENLSTMAEWDSIRTFLPDKKNGSWIIVSTQQFEIASLCVGHSYQVLELKQFSAEHSVYAFREGSQGDREKDEEIPAEHGVGPATILTSKNNAATAWMKKNSIIGRESEMNELREYTTRARFTSLQVISVWGIAGVGKSALLKKFFCDRIRTNLFVKYGWVDVSHPFNLRDFSRSLLLDFHSESLQDKEAAHHGTIRFKNPIQECRDLLEQHHCLVVIDDLQSKEEWDLIKGALLSRSSESIIIVITTDSSIATCCADKEELVFNVKGLQDDAASDLFHQEVERMKPSSTLKNLKKEPLEELILKCGGLPEVIVAIAGVLAKKTVTLMDTVDSTNGKFMHTLETNPEYDSLQGLFGWMYSYFRSCPDSLKPCIFYMSLFPRDHSIRRRRVVRRWVAEGYCRDSEDKSAEQNGEVFFSMLLDLSIIQEPSQLVTTPVGDTRMIACRVNGFIREYIVSRRMEENLVFELEGSCNVTTQRTGRHLIIRDSWDRDKIVFESMDFSRLRSLTVFGEWKQFFISESMKLLRVLDLEDASGIKDADLEQMLKQLRRLKFLSLRGCGEIHRLPTPFGHLQQLQTLDIKRTSIMKLPGNITKLQKLQYIRAGTSVQAEESLTPCLSVPKFCGSRGQVGVVVPGGIDKLTALHTLGVVNVGASGGKAILKELEDLTQLRKLGVSGINMRNSKKFSSAISGHVHLESLSVQLDNDSEGCLSGIKLPLKTLQSLKLHGPVEKLPVLEVSELKKLTKLDLEMTTLTETDKRLIGSLPKLCTLRIKLLQDSQLGFFITDTGSGLELPTYEKVKVLEIASCSSLDVTFGEKTMKSLELLKAHCCSGSSVKFSGLDNLTELKVVLLKGCCDDELKEELRTQLNGHPKKLTLKLEA
- the LOC127294052 gene encoding cysteine-rich receptor-like protein kinase 6, yielding MANKPSVLSTLPKELPLDFLKTSTDQFSEDRILGVGAFGTVYLGIMPDGQKITVKKLVENSPLGRDKVFSNEVTNIMALHHKNVVKMVGFCHEGQKKVVLNNGRYIVADIVESLLCYEYLSQGSLQKNLFEVDIKMDWDTRFKIIKGICDGLAFVHSINVVHMDLKPESILLDDKMVPKIADFGLSRLFGQEQTRMNTQNVVGSYGYIAPEYLYRGEISKSSDIYSLGLLILETTTGQKNCPSNEPSAVQFIKSVRENWTPEHIVFQFSRSDGDCLQQVKRCIEIGLECVEIDRQKRPTIENILDRLNGLCSSTS